CGCCGCCGTGGACGCCCCCGTGGGCGATGGGCAGGACACTTACGGCACAACGATCCGCGAACGCGCGCTGACCTCCATTGATCAGCTGGTCACATGGACCCCGCAGACCGGGCGCAACCGGCTCTATTCCATGATTGAGGCGCGGCCCGATTGGGTCCTGTCGCGCCAACGCGCCTGGGGCGTGCCGCTGACCTGCTTCACCCGCAAGGGCGCGCTGCCCACGGACGAAGGATTCCTCTTGCGCAACGAGGCCGTCAACGCCCGCATTCTTGAGGCGTTCGAGGCCGAGGGTGCCGATGCTTGGTATAAGGATGGCGCGAAAGAGCGGTTCCTTGGCGGGATCGTGGACCCCAATGAGTGGGATAAGGTCAACGATATCCTCGACGTATGGTTCGACAGCGGCTCCACTCATGCGTTCGTTCTGCGCGACCGCGAGGATGGCTCCGAGGACGGACTGGCCGACCTCTATCTTGAGGGCACCGACCAGCATCGCGGCTGGTTCCACTCCTCGATGCTGCAAGCCTGCGGCACGATGGGCCGCGCCCCCTACCGGGGCGTTCTGACCCACGGCTTCACGCTGGACGAGAAGGGCAATAAAATGTCCAAATCGGTCGGCAACACCGTGGCCCCCGAGGATGTGACCAAGCAATACGGCGCCGATATCCTGCGCCTCTGGGTGGCCCAATCGGACTACACGGCGGACCTGCGCATTGGCCCGGAAATCCTCAAAGGCGTCTCCGACAGCTACCGCCGCCTGCGCAACACGATGCGCTATCTCTTGGGCGCGGTCGCGTATTTCGAGGAGTCTGACCGCGTGGCCCCCGCCGACATGCCGGAGCTGGAGCAATGGGTGCTGCACCGTCTGGCGGAGCTGGATACACGTGTTCGCGAAGGCTACGCCGCCTATGATTTCCAAGGTGTGTTCCAAGCCCTCTTCAACTTCTGCACGTTGGACCTTTCGGCCTTCTATTTCGACATCCGCAAGGACGTGCTCTACTGCGACGGAGACAGCGCTGAGCGGCGCGCGGCGCGCACCGTACTGGACCTTCTCTTCCATCGCCTGACCACATGGCTCGCCCCGGTGCTGGTCTTCACAATGGAAGAGGTCTGGCTGGAGCGTTTCCCCGGCACGGATGGATCGCTGCACCTGCAAGACATCCCCGATACACCGCAGGATTGGCTCAACCCGGAACTGGCCGCGAAATGGGTCGGCATCCGCCAAGCCCGCCGCGTCGTTACGGCCGCGTTGGAGGTGGAGCGCACGAACAAAGTCATCGGCTCCTCGCTTGAGGCGGGCCCGGTGGTCTACGTGGCCGATGATGCAGTGCGACATGCGCTCGCCTCGGTCCCGTTTCAGGATGTCTGCATCACATCGGCCGTCACACTGAGCGATCAAGCGGCCCCCGAGACCGCCTTCACCCTGCCGGAAACAGACGGGCTCGCCGTGACCTTCGCCAAAGCCAAAGGTGAGAAATGCAACCGCTGCTGGAAATTCCTGCCCGATGTTGGCACCCACAAACACCCCGGCACCTGCGCCCGCTGCAACGCGGCGCTCGGCTAACGCGCATCAAGGGGGGCGGCCCAAAAACCGCCCCCCTCCTCTTCTTGCCAAAAATATCCTCGCCGAAGGCATCCGCGCGAAGACGCCCAAATGGGCGGAGGAGCGCCGCCCAACAAGGACCGCCCGCATGAAAAACCGCCCCGCACCCGCCACACGCCTCGCCCAGGCGCTCCGCTTCATGGACGAGACCACAGGCGCGATCATCCCGCCGATTCAACCCGCGGCCACCTATGCCCGCGGCCCGGATTACGTCGAGCGCACGTCGAAAGTCTATCGCCGCGACAGCAACCAAACGACAGAGCACGCAGAAAAGATCATCGCCGATCTGGAGGATGCAGAGGAAACCATGCTCTTCTCGTCCGGCATGTCAGCGGCCGTCGCGGTGATGGAGGCCCTGCCCGCAGGCGCCCATGTGGTGATCCCTGATGTGATGTATCACGGCGTGGTCCAACAATTCCGCCGCTACGCAGATATGAACCGCCTTGAGATAAGCACGTATCAAACCGCCAACCTCGCAGACATGCAGACCGCGCTGCGCCAAGGTGAAACAGCGCTCGTCTGGGTCGAATCCCCAAACAACCCCGACTGGGATGTGACCGACATTGCAGAGGCGGCAAAGATCGCCCATGCCGCTGGTGCGCTCCTGCTGACGGATTGCACAGCCACGCCGCCTTGCTGCACCCGCGCGCTCGATCTGGGTGCGGATATCTCGTTCCACTCGGCCACCAAATACCTCAACGGCCACTCGGACGTGACAGCAGGCGCGCTGTCCGTGCGCGCGACAAACCCGCTTTGGGCGCAGATCTACGATATCCGCAAACTCCAAGGCACGGTGCTGCACAGCTTCGACGCGTTCCTGTTGATCCGGGGTATGCGCACGCTGATGCTGCGCGTGGAGAAGGCGACCGAGAACGCGCTGAGCTTGGCGGGCCATTTCGAGGGCCACCCGATGGTGGAGCGCGTCCTTTTCCCCGGCCTGCCCTCCCATCCGGGGTATGAGATTGCCAAACGCCAGACCGGCGGACTTTATGGCGGGATGCTGTCGATCATCACACGCGGCACCGAGCAGACGGCCATCGACACGGCCCGGTTTTGCGAAGTGTTCTATCCCGCCACCTCCCTCGGCGGGGTCGAGAGCCTGATCGAGCACCGCAAGACCGTCTCTGGCGAAGGGTTCAAGGTCCATCCAAACCTTCTGCGCCTCAGCATCGGGATTGAGGATGTGGGCGATCTGATTGCCGATCTGGAGCAGGCCCTGCGCCGCGCTGGTGGGTGAGGCGGGCCTTGGGCGCCTCCGGCGGGAGTATTTTCGCTCAGAAGAAGGGCCAAGCGGTGACGCTTCTGAAGCCCCGCGCAAATCCTTTTGGTTGAGCCGGGCGCGCGCTTTGCTTAGGCAGGGGCAGCTTTCAAAGGGGGCTATATGACCTTCACAATTGCAATTGACGGGCCAGCGGCGGCGGGCAAGGGCACGGTTGCCAAGCGGGTCGCGGCGCATTTTGGCTTTGCGCATCTGGATACCGGGTTGTTGTATCGTGCCACCGGGCGGCGGATGCTGGACGGGTTGGAGCCCGTGGAGGCGGCGCGCGGCCTTGGGGCGGCGGATCTGGAGGCGGACGCTTTGCGCACGCCGGAAGTCGCCCAAGCCGCAAGCCGCGTGGCGGCCCTTCCCGAAGTGCGCGCGGCGCTGGTAGATTTCCAGCGGGCTTTTGCGCGACGCGCGGGCGGCGCTGTTTTGGACGGGCGCGACATTGGCACGGTGATCTGCCCTGAGGCGGAGGTGAAGCTTTACGTCACTGCCACGGATGATGTGCGTGCGGCGCGCAGGCATGCGGAGCTTTGCGCCAAAGGGATGGATCTGACCCTTGAAGAGGTGCTGAGCGATTTGCAGCAGCGCGATGCACGCGACAGCGCGCGGGCCACGGCCCCTTTGAAGGCGGCGGAGGATGCGGTGCTTTTGGATACGTCCGAGATGTCGATTGAGCAGGCTGTGGCAGTAGCCCTTCGCGTGACGGCAGAGCGATTGGCCGGGCAGGGCTAAGGCCCACATTTGGGGTAACGGCACTCTCGCAGCTGCGCTTCGCCCCTCCTATGCCGCCCATGCGCCGACCTGCGCGGGGCGGCCCTTGCATTTGGCCCGATATCGCCATATACGCGCGCTTGCCCGCAAGGTGAACACATCGCAGGGCATGTGAGACAGGCAGGGTCGGATCGTCCGACCCTTCATTCGTTTCGCGAATCATTCGACCGAAGAAACCATCCCCACTTAAAGGGGCATCAACCCAGACCGGCGGAACCAACCGCACGGCCAGACACAAAACCAGTTAGGATTGAAACGCCACATGGCTCAAAACGTATCTATGGAAGACTTCGAAGCCCTTCTGAATGAAAGCTTCGAAATGGACACGCCCGAAGAGGGCACTGTTGTCAAAGGCAAGGTGATCGCTGTTGAAGCGGGCCAGGCCATCATCGATGTCGGCTACAAGATGGAAGGCCGCGTCGATCTCAAAGAATTCGCAAATCCCGGTGAAGCGCCCGAAATCAACGTCGGTGACGAAGTTGAAGTGTTCCTGCGCTCGGCCGAAAATTCGCGCGGTGAGGCTGTTATCTCTCGCGAGATGGCGCGCCGTGAGGAAGCATGGGACCGCCTTGAGAAGGCCTATGCCGATGAAGAGCGTGTCGAAGGCGCGATCTTTGGCCGTGTCAAAGGCGGCTTTACCGTTGATCTGGGCGGCGCTGTTGCGTTCCTGCCCGGCTCTCAGGTTGATGTCCGCCCCGTGCGTGATGCAGGCCCCCTCATGGGTCTCAAGCAGCCCTTCCAGGTTCTCAAAATGGACCGTCGCCGGGGCAACATCGTTGTCTCGCGCCGTGCGATCCTTGAGGAAAGCCGCGCCGAGCAGCGCGCCGAGGTTATCGGCAAGCTGACCGAGGGCGACAATGTCGAAGGCGTCGTCAAGAACATCACCGAATATGGGGCCTTTGTGGACCTTGGCGGTGTGGACGGCCTGTTGCACGTGACCGACATGGCATGGCGCCGTGTGAACCACCCTTCCGAAATCCTCGCGATCGGCGAGACGGTGAATGTTCAGGTCATCAAGATCAACAAAGAGACGCACCGCATCAGCCTCGGCATGAAGCAGTTGCAAGACGATCCATGGGATCTGGTGGCCGCGAAATATCCGCTGGATTCGACGCACACAGGCCGCGTGACCAACATCACCGATTACGGCGCCTTTGTGGAGCTGGAGGCCGGTGTCGAAGGTCTGGTTCACGTCTCGGAAATGTCGTGGACCAAGAAGAACGTGCACCCCGGCAAGATCGTGTCGACCTCTCAGGAAGTCGAAGTCATGGTTCTGGAAATCGACAGCGCCAAGCGCCGTGTGTCGCTCGGTCTCAAGCAGACCATGCGCAACCCATGGGAAGTCTTTGCGGAAACGCATCCCGAGGGCAAAGAGGTCGAGGGTGAGGTCAAGAACATCACCGAATTCGGTCTCTTCATCGGCCTTGAAGGCGAGATCGACGGCATGGTTCACCTCAGCGATATCAGCTGGGACGAGCGTGGCGAAGACGCGATCCAGAACTACCGCAAAGGCGACATGGTTCAGGCCGTGGTCTCCGAAGTGGACACCGAAAAGGAACGCATCTCGCTCAGCATCAAGGCGCTTGGCGGTGACAAGTTCTCCGAGGCGATTGACGGCGTGAAGCGCGGCTCGATCATCACGGTCGAAGTGACGTCCATCGAGGATGGTGGCGTCGAAGTGGAATATGAGGGCATGAAATCCTTCATCCGCCGCTCAGACCTCAGCCGCGACCGCGCTGAGCAACGCCCGGATCGCTTCTCGGTCGGCGACAAGGTCGATGTGCGCGTGACCAACGTGGACGCCAAGACCCGCCGTCTGGGCCTGTCCATCAAGGCCCGCGAGATTGCCGAAGAGAAAGAAGCAGTGGAGCAGTTCGGTTCGTCCGACTCCGGTGCATCGCTCGGCGATATCCTTGGCGCGGCGCTGAAGACCGGCGACGACTAAGGCTCAGCCTCGTTAGAAATGAAGAAAGGCCCCGCCGTGATGGCGGGGCCTTTCTTGGTTTGGGGGAGGTGGGGGAATGGGGGGAACGTCGGATGTGAGCCCAGAGTTACCGGTGCTGCATGGTGCGTGGATTTTTGCTATATCCATACATGAAGCAAAAACCTTCAGCAACTTCATGAATTTTGAAGGTTTTTGACAGCGACAAAAAGGAGGGGCTGTAGAGGATGGACACTACGCCATGCCGTTGATCCCCACAAAATACTGACCAATTTGCCCAACATCAGTATCCAAATCCAGTCCATTGAACAATCGGCGCACTTGGGTTTGACCGTGCTCAATTGGTTCTAAAGCGTAGAATATATCGAAGCCACGTTTATGCGCTGCGCCGATAGAAGTAGCACCACCCACAGTTCTATCTGGTCTTTCAATTACCATTTTCTCGATTACGCGACGGGGCGTATTTCTAGTGATATGCGTCTCTGTGCTCCGGTATGCAGCAAGCTCTTTTCTGAACGTCTTTTCTGCACTGCCTAATATAAGCCACGGGTCGCCGTCCGTTTGAGGTGGTTGCGGAAAGTTCAGTTCTACCCTGAAGCTTGCCTCTGATCGGGCGTCAATGTGTGCTAATTTGTATTTTTCTTCAAATGGACACCATCCGAATAACGCTGCTGAAAAAAGCCCTTCATCACTAGGATATTCTCCAGATAATTGGCGTCTTTCCTTCATAAAACGCTCTGCCAAACGGCATATAAAACTAGCGATCTCTTCGAAGGAGGGTGGATTAGATAGACCTCCCGGGCAGACTAGTTTTTGAAGGAAAGTTGAAGCTGTCACAGCAGTCATTGTCGCTGGCAAAACTGCACCCGCATACGTGAAGCCATATTGGGTCCAGTAATGTGAAGTACGAGCAAAACCTTCAGTCATTGCTGTGACTGCTACTGGAATTGTATATATTTTCGCGGCTAGTTCGGTCGTAGGTTTTTCATCTGAACCGGCAACAAGCCGAGTATCTGCTGCACACCATTGATAACCTCCGTCTTGCCAAATTACTGATATCGTCACTAACATACTCCTTGAAGGATCGAGGATTGCATCAAGCGTTTAAGTAGCGTTGGCAACACGACGCTCGGGCTCTAAGCTTCCATGTCTGGTTACGCGAAACATACCAAAAACCACCGTTTTTTGAACGGTTAGTCGAAGCAGATATTCGCACATTCTAAGCGGAGATCTGAAATGTGCACAATCCCGCTCTTATGACCCCACAATTCACCAAACCCTCAGGCCACCCGCTTCCCATAATAAAGCCCTACCACATGCTCGGCCTCTGCAAAGAAGAGCCAACGGGAGGTGACGACACCGGCGAGGTGGCTGAGCACGGCGACGCCTGCGAGGGCGTGGGAGAACGGCAAGAGGAGCAGGATCACCGGGAGGGCATAGCCTAGCCCGAACGCGATCACGCGGAGTTTTTGCGCGTGTTTGCGGCCCACCACGTGGACGAATTCGCGCAGCAGATAGTTTGTCCCGGTATGGGGCGGCTCAAACGCGCGGACGGTGCCGCCTTCACCCAGCCCTGTGGCCGTGGCGATGTTGGTGCTGGACTGGCCCAGCGCCTTGTCGCCTTGCATCCACCACAGCACCTGCACCACCCCGGCCAGCGGCAGCAAGATCAGCGCATATGTGATCTGCCCCGCCAGAAGGGCCCCACCCGCGAGCGACAGGCTGAGAAAGAGCACAGGCGTCATATGGGTGTTCCAGCGTGGGATTGTCTTGAGCTGCGCGTAGATCATCGAGGTGGTGAAGACCACGGCGAGGCTGAGCGCCGCACCGAAAAGGCCAAGCAGGCTGAACCGCACGCCCAGAAACACGAGCCCTGCGCCAAAGACGGCCATGACCAAAAGCGCCAGTAGAGCGGCCCAAGCTTCGCGGCTGAGCCATGAGCTGCGCCATTGGCTGAAGGCTTTGAGCGCGCGCTCAGGATGGCCAAGGTGAAAGGTGGAGGCCATGAGCCCCCCCACCGCAAGGATGTAGGCGATGGCGAAAAAGATGAACGCGTTGAGGCCCGTTACAGCAGGCATCCCAAGGCCAAGGAAGACCAACAGGCCGAAGCCCAGACCCGAAAGGGTGGTGAAGACGATCACAGAAGGGGCCGGGTGCATCTCAGATCCTATCGAGGGCTTTGTCGAGCCAGCTCATGAAGCCCTTGGGCGCGTCCACCACAGGCGCGAGATGGGGGGCGAGCGTGTCCGTGAGGTGCGGTGCGTCCATCTGATCCTTTGGACGGGGCGGGAGATAGCGGTTGACGGGTTTGGTGCCCTGCTCGGGCATAAGCTCCATCCCGCCGCGCTCTGCCGTGAGGCGGCTTACGTTGCTCTCTGGGTCAGCGAAATCGCCAAAGTGGCGCGCGCCAGCGGGGCAGGTGCGCACGCAGGCGGGCTCGCGGTCGATCTCGGGGAGGTTCTCGTTATAGATCCGGTCAACGCAGAGGGTGCATTTTTTCATTACGCCCTCTTGCGCGTCCATCTCGCGCGCGCCGTAAGGACAGGCCCATGCGCACAGACCGCAGCCGATACAATCAGCCTCATTCACTAGAACGATCCCGTCCTCCTCGCGCTTGTAGCTGGCCCCGGTGGGGCAGACGGTGACGCAGGGCGCGTCCTC
The nucleotide sequence above comes from Roseovarius carneus. Encoded proteins:
- a CDS encoding 4Fe-4S dicluster domain-containing protein, encoding MTTLPKTTQKKLGLVIDLDTCVGCHACVISCKGWNTENYGAPLSDQDPYGAEPTGTFLNRVHSYEVQPLATSQMPHPAAQLIHFPKSCLHCEDAPCVTVCPTGASYKREEDGIVLVNEADCIGCGLCAWACPYGAREMDAQEGVMKKCTLCVDRIYNENLPEIDREPACVRTCPAGARHFGDFADPESNVSRLTAERGGMELMPEQGTKPVNRYLPPRPKDQMDAPHLTDTLAPHLAPVVDAPKGFMSWLDKALDRI
- the ileS gene encoding isoleucine--tRNA ligase, with translation MCADTPETLDYKSTLNLPRTDFPMRAGLPKREPEWLARWEEIGIYDRLREKAEGRKPFTLHDGPPYANGHLHIGHALNKILKDMVVRSQQMMGFDARYIPGWDCHGLPIEWKIEEQYRAKGRDKDDVDIVDFRQECRKFAESWIDIQRNEFKRLGITGTWERPYLTMDFRAERIIAEEFQKFLMNGTLYQGSKPVMWSPVEQTALAEAEVEYHDKDSFTVWVKFEVIDPVLGSGKELENRDLVGAKVVIWTTTPWTIPSNKAVVYGADYDYGLYEVTDTPEECWAAVGEKFLLADKLAGEVFKRARLEEGMWKRIRGVDPSVISQVKHPLAHTEGSMGEWDAPRDFRAADFVTDEEGTGFVHCAPSHGMEEFELYRDLGMLGQVITYNVMDDGSFREDLPFFGGKRILKPNGKEGDANKAVIDKLTEVGGLLARGKIHHSYPHSWRSKAPIIYRNTPQWFAAVDAPVGDGQDTYGTTIRERALTSIDQLVTWTPQTGRNRLYSMIEARPDWVLSRQRAWGVPLTCFTRKGALPTDEGFLLRNEAVNARILEAFEAEGADAWYKDGAKERFLGGIVDPNEWDKVNDILDVWFDSGSTHAFVLRDREDGSEDGLADLYLEGTDQHRGWFHSSMLQACGTMGRAPYRGVLTHGFTLDEKGNKMSKSVGNTVAPEDVTKQYGADILRLWVAQSDYTADLRIGPEILKGVSDSYRRLRNTMRYLLGAVAYFEESDRVAPADMPELEQWVLHRLAELDTRVREGYAAYDFQGVFQALFNFCTLDLSAFYFDIRKDVLYCDGDSAERRAARTVLDLLFHRLTTWLAPVLVFTMEEVWLERFPGTDGSLHLQDIPDTPQDWLNPELAAKWVGIRQARRVVTAALEVERTNKVIGSSLEAGPVVYVADDAVRHALASVPFQDVCITSAVTLSDQAAPETAFTLPETDGLAVTFAKAKGEKCNRCWKFLPDVGTHKHPGTCARCNAALG
- a CDS encoding dimethyl sulfoxide reductase anchor subunit family protein, giving the protein MHPAPSVIVFTTLSGLGFGLLVFLGLGMPAVTGLNAFIFFAIAYILAVGGLMASTFHLGHPERALKAFSQWRSSWLSREAWAALLALLVMAVFGAGLVFLGVRFSLLGLFGAALSLAVVFTTSMIYAQLKTIPRWNTHMTPVLFLSLSLAGGALLAGQITYALILLPLAGVVQVLWWMQGDKALGQSSTNIATATGLGEGGTVRAFEPPHTGTNYLLREFVHVVGRKHAQKLRVIAFGLGYALPVILLLLPFSHALAGVAVLSHLAGVVTSRWLFFAEAEHVVGLYYGKRVA
- a CDS encoding (d)CMP kinase, which codes for MTFTIAIDGPAAAGKGTVAKRVAAHFGFAHLDTGLLYRATGRRMLDGLEPVEAARGLGAADLEADALRTPEVAQAASRVAALPEVRAALVDFQRAFARRAGGAVLDGRDIGTVICPEAEVKLYVTATDDVRAARRHAELCAKGMDLTLEEVLSDLQQRDARDSARATAPLKAAEDAVLLDTSEMSIEQAVAVALRVTAERLAGQG
- a CDS encoding trans-sulfuration enzyme family protein, whose amino-acid sequence is MKNRPAPATRLAQALRFMDETTGAIIPPIQPAATYARGPDYVERTSKVYRRDSNQTTEHAEKIIADLEDAEETMLFSSGMSAAVAVMEALPAGAHVVIPDVMYHGVVQQFRRYADMNRLEISTYQTANLADMQTALRQGETALVWVESPNNPDWDVTDIAEAAKIAHAAGALLLTDCTATPPCCTRALDLGADISFHSATKYLNGHSDVTAGALSVRATNPLWAQIYDIRKLQGTVLHSFDAFLLIRGMRTLMLRVEKATENALSLAGHFEGHPMVERVLFPGLPSHPGYEIAKRQTGGLYGGMLSIITRGTEQTAIDTARFCEVFYPATSLGGVESLIEHRKTVSGEGFKVHPNLLRLSIGIEDVGDLIADLEQALRRAGG
- the rpsA gene encoding 30S ribosomal protein S1; its protein translation is MAQNVSMEDFEALLNESFEMDTPEEGTVVKGKVIAVEAGQAIIDVGYKMEGRVDLKEFANPGEAPEINVGDEVEVFLRSAENSRGEAVISREMARREEAWDRLEKAYADEERVEGAIFGRVKGGFTVDLGGAVAFLPGSQVDVRPVRDAGPLMGLKQPFQVLKMDRRRGNIVVSRRAILEESRAEQRAEVIGKLTEGDNVEGVVKNITEYGAFVDLGGVDGLLHVTDMAWRRVNHPSEILAIGETVNVQVIKINKETHRISLGMKQLQDDPWDLVAAKYPLDSTHTGRVTNITDYGAFVELEAGVEGLVHVSEMSWTKKNVHPGKIVSTSQEVEVMVLEIDSAKRRVSLGLKQTMRNPWEVFAETHPEGKEVEGEVKNITEFGLFIGLEGEIDGMVHLSDISWDERGEDAIQNYRKGDMVQAVVSEVDTEKERISLSIKALGGDKFSEAIDGVKRGSIITVEVTSIEDGGVEVEYEGMKSFIRRSDLSRDRAEQRPDRFSVGDKVDVRVTNVDAKTRRLGLSIKAREIAEEKEAVEQFGSSDSGASLGDILGAALKTGDD